In the genome of Blastocatellia bacterium, the window TCGCTGTTCCTCGCGCAGGATCCAGGCCTCCGGCAACGGTCGCATATCGGGCAGATCGAGCGCCTTCTCTTCATGCTCCCCATCCTTGGTCGCGAAGAAAGAGACAAGCGGGAGCATGTTCCATCGCTTGCGCCGCCGCAGTTCGCTGATGGCCAGATTCGTTGCGATCCGATAGAGATAGGTCGAGAAGCTATGGTTCGCTCGATAACGATGCGCGTTTTGATAAAGGCGCACGAACGTCTCTTGCGCCAAGTCCAAAGCCGTCTCGTAATCGTTCAGCATTCGATAGAGGTAACTGGTCATAGGCGATTGATACCGTCGGACCAGCTCATCAAATGCTCGCTCATCTCCCTCTCGCACTGCCGCCATCAGATCATGGTCGCTCCGATGGGCGTATTCAGCGATCCCCCACGTCGGCTCGATGGGTCTTGGAGGAGAGGAGTCCCTCTGCCCGTCAGCCAGGCGCGCGATGGCTTCGATCTGCACTACCGTCGGCTCCATGTCTGCTCCGCCGCTCGCTTTCATTGGCACGATTCAACACCCCCTCAGGTTCCAAAAAGTGACCGTCCTCCCTCAGTGCACACGATCCCCGGTGGGCGGCCAAGAGGGGAATCGCCCAGCTCCCTCCTCGGAGAGGAGCCCAACGGGCAGAGGGTGTTCGTGAACGAGCGTCGCGTTCACGAACGTTTGGACGATGTACGTCCCCGTGACGGGAAACGTCACGTT includes:
- a CDS encoding sigma-70 family RNA polymerase sigma factor; the encoded protein is MEPTVVQIEAIARLADGQRDSSPPRPIEPTWGIAEYAHRSDHDLMAAVREGDERAFDELVRRYQSPMTSYLYRMLNDYETALDLAQETFVRLYQNAHRYRANHSFSTYLYRIATNLAISELRRRKRWNMLPLVSFFATKDGEHEEKALDLPDMRPLPEAWILREEQRQIVARAVASLPEKYRAAIILRDIQGLDYEQIAEILHLPLGTVKSRINRARNFLREKLRGYLSE